From a region of the Anaerobacillus sp. CMMVII genome:
- a CDS encoding sigma factor, which produces MNVNELSFEELVVKFEPLIKKQIKQLNYLHQYDELYQVGLIALWEASIKFNESKGQFPGYAKKYIRGKLLNFLTQERKYQQRFQCCLEPEMVESIVATVEPVQVCFPINRMLPFLSKTERIWLIEFYEHGKGLTEIAKQYNVSIDTVKTWRKRAILKLQTNLKTSELLDLLGEGAFGGGLGGGLTPSALKR; this is translated from the coding sequence ATGAATGTCAATGAATTATCGTTTGAGGAGCTTGTTGTAAAATTTGAGCCGCTTATTAAAAAGCAAATAAAGCAACTAAACTATCTACACCAATATGATGAGCTGTATCAAGTGGGGTTAATCGCCTTGTGGGAAGCAAGCATAAAGTTCAATGAATCGAAAGGGCAGTTCCCAGGATACGCAAAGAAGTACATTCGTGGCAAGCTACTGAACTTTCTCACTCAAGAACGAAAATATCAGCAACGATTTCAATGCTGCCTAGAACCGGAAATGGTCGAAAGCATAGTAGCAACAGTAGAACCCGTACAAGTTTGTTTTCCAATCAATCGTATGCTACCTTTTCTTTCAAAGACAGAACGAATATGGCTCATAGAATTTTATGAGCATGGAAAAGGCCTTACCGAGATTGCTAAGCAATATAACGTTTCAATAGACACAGTAAAAACCTGGCGAAAACGCGCCATACTCAAACTACAAACAAACCTAAAAACTAGCGAACTACTAGACCTTTTAGGGGAGGGAGCCTTCGGAGGGGGTCTCGGAGGGGGTCTGACCCCCAGTGCTTTAAAGCGTTAA